A stretch of the Duncaniella dubosii genome encodes the following:
- a CDS encoding DUF2586 family protein, protein MAQLSYINTGVKQTPDLTFNIPTDESVGAFLFDTSGFDKPFDSFPLLYHNFKDGQIQCIKNMDDALLLGIKNDGFLNNLLYYHLAQFFDFIGDNQAVYIAIADCSKDWDVLQYMQQQTSGRIFHIGVWTSQPIWNKKSDGTMGFTPLITDLQAQANEINGKIGVSTHAMVPLHIMLCGNTNYIGGDQIRYKQLPNAIELNCPKVSIALVQNGSQEVHQMQSNNPLQAPVSSLGLIMACLALCGAEESIASIEKCDLNKNEGFNNPEWGVGSTGTPMDSVHRVWTNTISSRGYIIPIDYEGLEASYFLSSDQTLCEGDFSTIANNRVMHKCRRAMCTALIPYVNSNHIYIPGTHNISATSIAIITDSINTILDSVMRNKQGQNQINGRVVTFLENDEILENDSISMKLEIGPVNYSGFLSEEVSHDIN, encoded by the coding sequence ATGGCACAACTCAGTTATATAAATACTGGGGTCAAGCAGACTCCAGACTTAACTTTCAATATTCCTACAGATGAAAGTGTGGGAGCCTTCTTGTTCGATACAAGTGGTTTTGACAAACCATTTGACAGCTTTCCATTACTATATCATAATTTCAAAGATGGGCAGATACAGTGCATCAAAAATATGGATGATGCACTTCTGTTAGGCATTAAGAATGATGGTTTTCTGAATAACCTTCTCTACTATCATCTCGCTCAATTTTTTGATTTTATCGGAGATAACCAGGCTGTGTATATAGCGATAGCCGATTGTTCTAAGGACTGGGATGTGCTTCAATATATGCAGCAACAAACCAGTGGCCGGATATTTCATATTGGAGTGTGGACTTCCCAGCCAATATGGAATAAGAAGTCTGATGGCACAATGGGATTTACACCACTGATAACAGATCTTCAGGCCCAAGCCAATGAGATTAATGGAAAAATCGGTGTTTCAACTCATGCTATGGTGCCTCTTCACATTATGTTGTGTGGCAATACCAATTATATAGGTGGCGATCAAATCCGCTATAAACAGCTTCCCAATGCCATTGAATTGAATTGTCCTAAAGTATCTATCGCTCTTGTTCAAAATGGCTCTCAGGAAGTCCATCAAATGCAAAGTAACAATCCTCTTCAGGCTCCAGTTTCATCACTGGGATTGATTATGGCTTGTCTTGCTTTATGTGGCGCCGAAGAAAGTATCGCATCTATTGAAAAATGTGATTTGAACAAAAACGAGGGTTTTAATAATCCTGAATGGGGTGTTGGTAGCACCGGCACTCCTATGGATAGCGTACACCGAGTATGGACCAATACCATATCATCCAGAGGCTACATCATCCCAATAGATTATGAGGGGCTGGAGGCTTCATATTTTCTCAGCAGTGACCAAACCTTATGCGAAGGTGACTTCAGCACAATCGCCAATAACCGGGTAATGCACAAATGCCGTAGAGCAATGTGTACGGCACTTATCCCGTATGTCAACAGTAATCACATCTATATTCCAGGTACCCATAATATTAGTGCAACCTCTATCGCAATCATAACAGACTCTATCAATACCATTCTTGACTCTGTAATGAGAAATAAACAAGGTCAAAATCAGATTAATGGCCGTGTTGTGACTTTCTTAGAAAATGATGAGATTCTGGAAAATGATTCAATCTCTATGAAACTGGAAATTGGCCCGGTCAATTATAGCGGATTCCTTTCAGAAGAAGTTTCACATGACATAAATTAA
- a CDS encoding phage tail tape measure protein, whose protein sequence is MADYKDYIVRYDIIADVTKAAEGLQSIANIAKEFEGPMNTLKTAITQVSQSVYQLKQNSQMTFAPKIDVGAFNNQLRAMVTQVRSAAAEMHTAIFQALSGNTAGTKVAQKGIGSALGGTRSVAAIKKDIEAYNKELDKLLGTPKKNKNGSVVRGRDGLIQMNKNGLAKATAQQQAIYQERLTNLEAQKRMYQQRIQQCKAELAVAEKLEKETAAQQAKAAKAQSKIAATPTSKSTAASQPAKLTNVTPAVIREWKKAFGDAKSKALTVNIRGNATGAGGALTVIEQIQASLKALQSQGTFNINPILNTEGFAAAEAQLTRLAGLSAAVVAPFTPKDNKTKTGKSSSLVSALTKDEKTKLTNAQKQIKVWNDKIAPIQSRLDANRAIPEDQRTPAIKGQITRDTKTLAAYQANRAEQENIVRTLQGKSTAAAQAVTKTVKPLALDIVGNLSKINVTAKPPVISVVGEITKIQGKVAEAIPVNVKIMADQVAASVRSIPAPTLDVRVNLLTDKAQQQLQTLAAQQAKAAPKPVKSTGAATSTTPHPKTSVVGTTVAPTAKETPVSTPVKGKKSGTTTPITATIDTKDIISQIKSIPRQTIPVAVKLMWEKGVIGRQEQIKKMAGSIPPIKLNLDITPAIAKLEEFITAVKAASPQNINLTASGVAGGAAGQAGTTPKTAGVGVAQKSGKQAGHTGHQPLTPRQYRDQLGAHLAKGGILPSNYATQIADQQRRRAWQLDQMKRNAMAAFAQKTPYELAEEERLRKLAPTTAGTGKNKVAWGSSAPAAHTAPNGYKWVRANDLTSYLNPEQQQYLAKLRGDESNARGNVARIQSQIARSTGKSNARLEAAKTQYAAIQKQMEPYLKQMAQLEEMKKPLLSLKKPNKNQRSAITRIESSQAALQSQIDQYRQAQAPFANAIQHETALMARYGTMSSNALSAATQQHSSARAAVSRYTDGWKLAQINPKGKPSESNIQKAARLQAQAQNAMLPFAQNKEQLNMLTKHRRYFRQAVATTGIMPTPGMEAPQMLKYLQGVSTQMQKASVAVPWTLQSQINKLEGDVAKTNGVGQPTQSRGTGMVPMRTGQPKPFFDRSRRWAYPFTGQTSFGVRTPMAVDMAKGMGVMFAIGGAMSAIGSSFSQAMEYQNTMRTTQAILQNGTDTYSQNSFKNMEATVRNVGVKTKFSAPEVASAARFLAMAGYDIDAINAAIRPIADLALIGDSDLGETADKMTNIMTTFQIAPDRMREAANIMATTATRSNTDLMMLAESAKYGGGVANMYGRNDPNLFADTMALFGVMGNAGIQASSAGTALRMMYQNLFKPNKNQKAVLDMMKQSYGITTLKEDGSYRAMSDILIEMAQRIPENQMASIVGNLFRITAQPGAAATLLAAAGGDKGVAEEIGTGIEAVSNKMSSKAGLSSLVSLMLANRNSVNGNISGAIAEEKQNTISGLWAQVTSTFTEGIVQAFENRQGGFEEMLKKLRDYLAKPETIQMMQNLLDLIIEIGKVMAWFVKIWASLYNAAPGLIKFWITFQMSITQIGALIAPIISLIGVFDRLKGSIMALAGISAAGGTTMTRNVAGRVVAGGAANAAITNAPFIVGSGKWGTNKVIRGNIATRAHNAMAANAILAGELALSGANKRTTLAALNKETRQHYAAVRERAVRMYGSARAGRAFRAAMTAVPTMASFAPMFGGLKSMLMGLLTGLAKAAGFLVNPVTLAVGAVAGLGYGLYKLKQRIDGTSEAQQRARVQANKAADQTHRELTKEGQWYQDMMNENIPEAAPVISSINTTQIEKYNADKQKFNQLYATIFNDFSKDASKQSINDVTTKWKNVITANPAYSLAIGNARNYDFSKKHKQMEYNLHNDASNLGIALWNMWHADEDTAINQRNGMVQDALMIEGANDLRTQQAIREIAELRQKYLAGETTYKSEIEYQQAAFAIRDRFMSQFTAKLPSAGMTPEQFQQTSNRSVYDQYQLGAQNLLDATINGQMGTLVGKMNAYQWLSDAENRAKLYTDEWYNAISNIIGDYHVIYNAVSADGQQQANIELMLSTLPNGQLNFTNILDQIRTKVTNFNLTLQGFTDIIGTAYKMMAEAGIIDISDANNLKNQIRHQLNGAKYGDETPRQYYAQWIANNSNSEWVKAGITEKQYVDFVMGRSGNTINLGNRVVTRSGEQQQMYSNISRKTANTIIEQNKHLTEKAKQFGNNNSGTQNTPTSTPTPAPAKDQQAYASHYDRTAARPTQVVFNINNLANFDRTTVASSAEERDLIATMEDRIAGAVYQMFAEASNQAQRVMDLT, encoded by the coding sequence ATGGCAGATTACAAAGATTACATCGTCAGGTATGACATTATTGCTGATGTAACCAAGGCGGCCGAGGGGCTTCAATCTATTGCGAATATCGCAAAGGAATTTGAAGGCCCAATGAATACGCTTAAAACTGCGATAACTCAGGTTAGCCAGTCGGTATATCAGCTCAAACAAAACTCGCAAATGACATTTGCACCGAAAATTGATGTAGGTGCTTTTAATAATCAGTTGCGAGCTATGGTGACACAAGTCCGTAGTGCCGCCGCCGAAATGCACACAGCAATATTCCAGGCTCTTTCAGGAAACACTGCTGGTACAAAAGTAGCTCAAAAAGGTATTGGTTCTGCTCTTGGTGGAACCAGATCAGTTGCAGCCATAAAGAAGGATATTGAGGCGTATAACAAAGAGTTAGATAAACTCTTAGGTACACCTAAAAAAAATAAAAATGGCAGCGTTGTAAGAGGTCGTGATGGTCTAATCCAGATGAACAAAAATGGATTAGCAAAAGCCACAGCTCAACAGCAGGCAATTTACCAAGAGAGACTTACAAACTTAGAGGCTCAAAAAAGAATGTATCAGCAGCGTATTCAGCAGTGTAAAGCTGAACTTGCTGTTGCAGAAAAACTTGAAAAGGAAACAGCCGCACAACAAGCAAAGGCTGCAAAGGCTCAATCAAAAATTGCAGCTACCCCTACTTCTAAATCAACTGCCGCATCTCAGCCGGCAAAACTCACCAATGTCACTCCAGCCGTTATCCGAGAATGGAAGAAAGCATTTGGTGATGCAAAAAGTAAGGCTCTTACAGTTAACATCAGAGGCAATGCCACTGGTGCTGGTGGCGCATTGACCGTTATAGAGCAAATCCAGGCTTCACTAAAGGCTTTACAATCACAAGGCACATTCAATATCAATCCGATACTGAATACTGAAGGATTTGCCGCTGCTGAAGCTCAACTCACACGTCTTGCCGGCCTAAGTGCTGCTGTCGTTGCTCCATTCACTCCTAAAGACAACAAGACTAAAACTGGTAAATCATCCAGTCTTGTTTCTGCTCTTACCAAGGATGAAAAGACTAAGCTCACAAATGCTCAAAAGCAGATTAAGGTCTGGAATGATAAAATCGCTCCTATCCAGTCTCGTCTTGATGCAAATCGAGCCATTCCAGAAGATCAGCGTACTCCCGCGATAAAAGGGCAAATTACTCGTGATACTAAAACGCTTGCGGCATATCAGGCTAATCGAGCAGAACAAGAGAATATTGTCCGAACTCTTCAGGGAAAATCTACCGCAGCGGCACAAGCAGTTACAAAAACTGTAAAACCTCTGGCTCTTGATATTGTAGGCAATCTCTCAAAAATCAATGTTACAGCCAAACCCCCGGTAATATCAGTTGTAGGAGAAATCACTAAAATCCAAGGTAAAGTTGCAGAAGCTATCCCGGTCAATGTAAAAATAATGGCCGATCAGGTGGCTGCATCTGTAAGATCAATTCCTGCACCAACTTTGGATGTTAGGGTAAACTTATTAACTGATAAAGCCCAGCAGCAGTTACAAACCTTAGCCGCACAACAAGCAAAGGCTGCCCCCAAACCAGTAAAAAGCACTGGTGCTGCCACCTCAACCACACCACACCCCAAAACGAGTGTGGTTGGCACTACTGTTGCGCCCACAGCAAAGGAAACACCAGTTTCTACTCCAGTTAAAGGAAAGAAGTCAGGCACTACAACTCCTATAACTGCAACGATTGATACCAAAGACATAATCAGTCAAATCAAAAGCATCCCACGTCAGACCATACCCGTTGCGGTTAAATTGATGTGGGAGAAGGGTGTTATTGGCCGACAGGAACAAATTAAAAAGATGGCCGGCAGTATTCCTCCCATCAAACTTAATTTGGATATTACGCCGGCAATCGCAAAACTGGAGGAATTTATTACAGCTGTTAAGGCTGCCAGTCCTCAGAATATCAATCTCACTGCTTCTGGTGTAGCTGGAGGCGCCGCTGGTCAGGCTGGCACAACTCCAAAGACTGCTGGTGTTGGTGTTGCTCAAAAGAGTGGTAAGCAGGCAGGACACACGGGCCATCAACCTTTGACTCCAAGACAATATAGAGATCAACTTGGAGCACATTTAGCCAAGGGTGGTATACTTCCTTCAAATTATGCAACTCAGATTGCAGATCAACAACGAAGAAGGGCGTGGCAGCTTGACCAAATGAAGCGAAATGCAATGGCTGCTTTTGCTCAAAAAACGCCTTATGAGCTTGCCGAAGAAGAACGATTAAGAAAATTAGCTCCCACTACTGCTGGAACAGGTAAAAATAAAGTTGCTTGGGGCTCTTCAGCTCCGGCAGCTCACACTGCGCCTAATGGATATAAATGGGTTAGAGCTAACGATCTTACATCATATCTTAATCCTGAACAACAGCAATACCTGGCAAAACTCAGGGGAGATGAAAGTAATGCGCGAGGAAACGTAGCACGAATCCAGTCTCAGATTGCTCGTAGCACTGGGAAGTCTAATGCTCGTCTGGAAGCGGCAAAGACACAATATGCAGCTATCCAAAAGCAAATGGAGCCATATTTGAAACAGATGGCACAGCTTGAGGAAATGAAAAAACCGCTTCTTTCTTTGAAAAAGCCTAATAAAAATCAAAGAAGCGCCATTACCAGAATAGAATCCTCCCAAGCCGCACTACAATCTCAAATTGACCAATATCGTCAGGCACAAGCCCCATTCGCTAATGCAATTCAGCATGAAACAGCATTGATGGCTCGATATGGTACGATGTCAAGTAATGCTCTTTCTGCCGCTACTCAACAACATTCTTCAGCGCGAGCTGCTGTATCAAGATATACAGATGGCTGGAAATTGGCTCAAATAAATCCCAAGGGTAAGCCAAGTGAGTCTAATATTCAGAAAGCTGCTCGTTTACAAGCTCAGGCTCAAAATGCGATGTTGCCCTTTGCCCAAAACAAAGAGCAACTGAATATGCTCACCAAACATCGTCGTTACTTCCGTCAAGCAGTAGCGACCACTGGTATTATGCCCACTCCGGGAATGGAGGCTCCACAAATGCTGAAATATCTGCAAGGAGTATCAACTCAGATGCAGAAAGCAAGTGTGGCGGTGCCTTGGACGTTGCAAAGTCAAATCAATAAACTTGAAGGCGATGTAGCTAAGACCAATGGTGTCGGCCAGCCCACACAATCTCGCGGCACTGGTATGGTGCCTATGCGAACTGGGCAGCCAAAACCATTCTTTGACCGTTCTCGTAGGTGGGCATATCCATTTACGGGCCAGACTTCTTTTGGTGTTCGCACACCTATGGCTGTGGATATGGCCAAGGGTATGGGCGTGATGTTTGCGATTGGTGGTGCAATGTCAGCAATCGGAAGCTCATTCAGTCAGGCTATGGAGTACCAGAACACAATGCGCACTACCCAGGCCATACTTCAGAATGGTACTGACACTTACAGTCAAAATTCATTCAAGAATATGGAAGCAACTGTGCGTAATGTTGGTGTCAAGACAAAATTCTCTGCTCCTGAAGTTGCCAGTGCTGCTCGTTTTCTTGCTATGGCCGGTTATGATATAGATGCAATTAATGCAGCGATTCGACCTATCGCAGACCTTGCTCTTATCGGAGATTCTGATTTGGGCGAGACTGCCGATAAGATGACCAATATTATGACCACCTTCCAGATTGCTCCTGATCGTATGCGTGAGGCAGCAAATATTATGGCTACAACCGCTACTCGATCTAATACCGACCTTATGATGTTGGCCGAGTCAGCAAAATATGGTGGTGGTGTGGCAAATATGTATGGCCGTAATGACCCCAATCTTTTTGCCGATACGATGGCATTATTTGGTGTCATGGGTAATGCTGGTATTCAGGCTTCATCTGCTGGTACTGCTCTCCGTATGATGTATCAGAACCTCTTTAAGCCAAACAAAAATCAGAAGGCAGTTCTGGATATGATGAAACAAAGCTACGGGATCACTACCCTCAAAGAAGATGGTAGTTATCGTGCTATGTCCGACATCTTAATCGAAATGGCCCAGCGCATACCTGAAAATCAAATGGCCTCTATTGTCGGTAATCTTTTCCGAATCACTGCTCAACCTGGCGCCGCTGCAACCTTACTTGCCGCTGCCGGTGGCGATAAAGGGGTTGCCGAAGAGATTGGGACTGGTATCGAAGCTGTGTCGAACAAGATGAGTAGTAAGGCTGGTCTTAGCTCTCTTGTATCTCTTATGCTGGCAAACCGTAATTCCGTCAATGGAAATATCTCTGGTGCTATTGCAGAAGAGAAACAGAACACCATATCAGGTCTGTGGGCACAAGTCACATCAACATTTACTGAAGGCATTGTTCAGGCGTTTGAAAATCGTCAAGGTGGATTTGAAGAAATGTTGAAAAAACTAAGAGACTACCTTGCTAAACCCGAAACAATCCAGATGATGCAGAACCTTCTCGATTTAATCATTGAGATAGGCAAAGTTATGGCGTGGTTTGTCAAGATATGGGCCTCTCTCTACAATGCAGCTCCCGGACTTATCAAATTCTGGATCACATTCCAAATGAGTATTACCCAGATAGGTGCGCTCATTGCTCCTATCATATCTTTGATTGGTGTATTTGACCGTCTCAAAGGCTCCATCATGGCTTTGGCCGGCATATCTGCTGCCGGAGGCACAACAATGACACGCAATGTGGCCGGTCGGGTTGTTGCTGGAGGTGCGGCAAACGCTGCTATAACAAACGCTCCATTCATAGTTGGTTCTGGTAAGTGGGGCACAAACAAGGTTATCCGAGGCAATATCGCTACCAGAGCGCATAATGCTATGGCGGCAAACGCTATATTGGCCGGAGAGTTAGCTCTTAGTGGAGCGAACAAGCGAACTACATTGGCCGCGCTCAATAAAGAGACACGCCAGCACTATGCAGCAGTGCGTGAACGAGCCGTGAGAATGTATGGCTCGGCCAGAGCTGGGCGTGCTTTCCGAGCTGCCATGACCGCTGTGCCAACTATGGCTTCATTCGCTCCGATGTTTGGTGGACTGAAGAGTATGCTTATGGGATTACTTACTGGATTGGCCAAGGCCGCCGGATTCTTGGTAAACCCTGTAACATTGGCTGTTGGTGCTGTGGCTGGACTTGGATATGGTCTCTATAAGCTCAAACAGCGCATAGATGGCACCTCTGAAGCCCAGCAACGTGCAAGAGTACAGGCCAACAAAGCTGCTGATCAAACCCATCGAGAACTTACCAAGGAAGGTCAGTGGTATCAGGATATGATGAATGAGAATATTCCTGAAGCTGCTCCTGTAATATCCAGTATTAACACTACTCAAATCGAGAAATATAATGCGGATAAGCAGAAGTTCAATCAACTTTATGCGACAATTTTTAATGATTTCTCAAAAGATGCAAGTAAGCAGTCAATAAATGATGTTACGACCAAGTGGAAGAATGTCATAACTGCAAATCCAGCTTATTCTCTCGCTATCGGTAATGCACGGAATTATGACTTCTCTAAGAAGCATAAGCAAATGGAGTACAACCTTCATAATGATGCAAGCAATCTTGGTATAGCATTGTGGAATATGTGGCATGCCGATGAAGATACGGCCATAAATCAACGCAATGGTATGGTTCAGGATGCACTTATGATCGAAGGTGCAAATGACCTCCGTACTCAGCAGGCCATACGAGAGATTGCGGAACTCCGTCAAAAGTATCTTGCTGGAGAGACCACATATAAATCTGAAATCGAATATCAGCAGGCAGCCTTTGCCATAAGAGACAGATTCATGTCTCAGTTCACTGCTAAATTGCCTTCTGCCGGAATGACACCTGAACAATTCCAGCAGACAAGCAACCGTAGTGTTTATGACCAGTATCAGTTAGGTGCGCAAAACCTTCTTGATGCAACTATCAATGGTCAAATGGGTACCTTGGTGGGAAAAATGAACGCTTATCAGTGGTTGTCAGATGCAGAGAATCGCGCCAAGTTATACACTGATGAATGGTATAACGCAATCTCCAATATCATTGGTGATTATCACGTTATATACAACGCCGTTTCAGCTGATGGGCAGCAGCAAGCCAATATTGAGTTAATGCTTTCCACTCTTCCGAATGGTCAGTTGAACTTCACGAATATCTTAGATCAAATCCGGACCAAGGTCACAAACTTTAACCTGACTCTTCAAGGGTTCACCGACATTATCGGAACTGCATATAAGATGATGGCCGAAGCTGGAATCATTGACATTAGTGATGCAAATAATCTGAAAAATCAAATCCGTCATCAACTTAATGGTGCTAAATACGGAGATGAAACTCCCAGACAATACTATGCTCAATGGATTGCCAATAATTCCAATTCAGAATGGGTAAAAGCTGGTATCACTGAAAAGCAGTATGTGGACTTTGTGATGGGCAGATCCGGCAATACGATTAATCTTGGTAATCGTGTTGTGACACGTTCCGGAGAGCAACAGCAGATGTATAGCAACATCTCGCGCAAAACTGCCAATACCATCATTGAACAGAACAAACACTTGACGGAAAAGGCAAAACAGTTTGGAAACAACAATTCTGGCACTCAGAATACTCCGACCTCAACACCAACTCCGGCTCCAGCGAAAGACCAGCAAGCATACGCTTCTCACTATGATAGAACTGCGGCAAGACCCACTCAGGTTGTATTCAACATTAACAATCTGGCTAATTTTGACCGAACCACAGTGGCCTCCAGTGCTGAAGAGCGTGATTTGATTGCGACAATGGAAGATAGAATAGCGGGAGCTGTCTATCAGATGTTTGCCGAAGCCTCAAATCAGGCTCAGCGAGTAATGGATCTTACATAA
- a CDS encoding DUF2586 family protein yields MPTNTNLGGVFTTDIDGKRNSNVFLSTENVVGLIFDTSIVGGLDKALGEDTLAAMTFAKGNVVELNTTKDVAEVGIDDTVLAGIAKYHLDSFFSLAGGTQRIFVSFMNSDEDPDFEAVEQMQLASGGIIYQIGVWTGKPIAKINRDGSYSVETGNICAKLEAVAEVLGGKVGITNYEGNAPLNILISAPILNEAVIDIKKLPDLSGLNMPKVTALLGQAPTDTVHELMYAVNHVNDTPSYALVGCVGAALGCLAVAPANESIAHVASFNLAAVMQDAELGFGNLVDDAENKTYASESSFTNIKTIGYTKRNEYLHKHGYVFLVNYDGLENSIFFSSDQTLSTGDYRTLARCRVMHKSRRVVRRALLPRVNSNVEVDITSGKLSASVVAEFQNIVIEALDKNMVEPGTAKPQVSGRTCTIDPDQNVLDTDAIDIHYSLVPLGVTGEIKVTEGFSNSI; encoded by the coding sequence ATGCCTACAAATACAAACTTAGGTGGAGTTTTTACCACCGACATTGACGGCAAGCGCAATAGCAACGTGTTCCTCAGCACTGAGAATGTCGTAGGTCTTATCTTCGATACCAGTATCGTAGGTGGTCTTGACAAGGCTCTGGGAGAAGATACTCTCGCTGCTATGACTTTTGCCAAGGGCAATGTTGTGGAACTTAATACCACAAAAGATGTAGCTGAGGTCGGTATCGACGATACTGTTCTTGCTGGTATTGCAAAATATCATCTTGACAGTTTCTTCAGTCTGGCCGGTGGCACTCAGCGTATTTTCGTTTCGTTCATGAACAGCGACGAGGATCCTGATTTTGAGGCTGTCGAGCAGATGCAGCTTGCATCCGGCGGTATCATCTATCAGATCGGTGTATGGACTGGCAAGCCTATTGCCAAGATCAACAGGGACGGATCCTATTCGGTAGAGACCGGAAATATCTGTGCAAAACTTGAAGCTGTTGCTGAAGTTCTCGGTGGCAAGGTTGGCATTACCAACTATGAAGGTAATGCACCTCTCAACATTCTGATTTCAGCTCCTATACTGAATGAGGCTGTCATCGACATCAAGAAGCTCCCGGACCTCAGCGGCCTCAATATGCCGAAGGTGACAGCACTTCTGGGCCAGGCTCCCACTGATACAGTTCACGAGCTCATGTATGCGGTCAACCATGTGAACGACACTCCTTCTTATGCCCTCGTAGGTTGCGTGGGTGCAGCTCTGGGCTGCCTTGCAGTAGCTCCTGCAAATGAGAGTATCGCTCATGTCGCCAGCTTCAATCTTGCTGCTGTGATGCAGGATGCAGAACTTGGTTTTGGCAATCTCGTCGATGACGCAGAAAACAAGACCTACGCTTCGGAATCCTCCTTCACAAACATCAAGACCATCGGTTATACAAAGCGCAACGAATATCTGCACAAACACGGATATGTGTTCCTTGTCAACTACGACGGTCTTGAAAACAGCATATTCTTCAGCAGCGACCAGACTCTCAGCACCGGCGACTATCGCACCCTCGCTCGTTGTCGAGTGATGCACAAGAGCCGCCGTGTAGTGCGTAGAGCACTTCTTCCCCGCGTCAACTCCAATGTTGAGGTCGACATCACTTCCGGCAAGCTCTCTGCATCTGTCGTAGCTGAGTTCCAGAACATTGTTATCGAGGCTTTGGATAAGAACATGGTCGAACCCGGCACCGCAAAACCCCAGGTAAGTGGACGCACTTGCACGATTGATCCCGATCAGAACGTACTTGACACCGACGCTATAGATATTCACTATAGCCTCGTTCCTCTGGGTGTAACCGGTGAGATCAAGGTCACTGAGGGCTTCTCCAACTCCATCTAA
- a CDS encoding DUF6046 domain-containing protein, whose translation MASTMGALFNTLQSKIANGGRDSNCKFYYKDGAGGSLLQVAVKGVVRGAVSELKNEAVNAFNSLLNGKRTKDTVGAAWVESELKKQEVEAKEYGMMQVDGGTIYALDDWGGKAPEALMLGIELDQSITVTQKFPVYRTKVVDAKKGIYKEQEPDTVSNTVTTKTLVWYDTTALITINSDKNLIATRVTGRDYSRKELVSNGDIKFTVSGQITSGKPDIYPAEDMQKFYKVMQYKGIIKINNMVLDQLGITHIVIENFSVSPRQGYKALQQYTFSAIGLQPENEIEISEDTVSIIPQKNVSAKDDDGSEWMKMLNNQLEGLKSMAADALKQGIGLAAGLLEDEL comes from the coding sequence ATGGCTTCTACAATGGGGGCCTTGTTCAATACTTTACAGAGTAAAATTGCCAATGGTGGTAGAGATAGCAACTGTAAATTTTACTACAAAGACGGCGCCGGAGGCTCACTACTTCAAGTAGCAGTCAAAGGGGTTGTCCGGGGAGCTGTATCTGAATTGAAAAATGAAGCGGTCAATGCTTTTAACTCCCTTCTGAATGGTAAGCGAACAAAAGATACTGTCGGTGCAGCATGGGTAGAGTCTGAACTGAAGAAACAAGAAGTTGAGGCTAAGGAATACGGTATGATGCAGGTCGATGGTGGAACCATATACGCCTTGGATGATTGGGGTGGTAAAGCTCCAGAGGCATTGATGTTGGGTATTGAACTTGATCAAAGCATTACTGTCACTCAGAAATTCCCAGTATATCGTACCAAAGTTGTCGATGCAAAGAAAGGTATCTATAAGGAGCAAGAGCCTGATACAGTGAGCAATACCGTAACTACAAAAACCTTGGTTTGGTATGACACTACCGCATTGATTACAATCAATTCCGACAAAAACCTCATAGCCACCCGTGTGACTGGCCGAGACTATAGCCGAAAAGAACTGGTTTCCAATGGCGATATAAAATTCACAGTCTCAGGACAGATTACCAGTGGTAAACCTGACATCTATCCGGCAGAAGATATGCAGAAGTTCTATAAGGTTATGCAATACAAGGGTATCATCAAAATCAATAATATGGTACTTGACCAGCTTGGAATTACCCATATTGTTATTGAGAATTTTAGTGTCTCTCCGCGTCAAGGATACAAGGCACTCCAGCAATACACATTCTCTGCTATCGGCCTCCAGCCTGAAAATGAAATCGAAATTTCTGAAGATACGGTTTCTATCATTCCTCAGAAGAATGTATCGGCCAAGGATGATGATGGCAGCGAATGGATGAAGATGTTGAACAACCAGCTTGAAGGACTGAAGTCTATGGCAGCCGATGCACTCAAACAAGGAATTGGACTCGCCGCCGGTCTGCTGGAAGATGAGTTATAA